A portion of the Streptomyces erythrochromogenes genome contains these proteins:
- a CDS encoding PIN domain nuclease — protein MNAALYLIDTSALAHFMRGDAEQYGWDQAAAAGLIATCPITELEFFYSARSAADRARGIEDMRLLFGWVSVDDRAYDRAWQVQEALTKQGKHRSAGAVDLVVAATAELQGLTLLHRDHDFECIAAVTGQPLQWYGPEGRK, from the coding sequence GTGAACGCCGCTCTCTACCTGATCGACACCAGCGCCCTGGCCCACTTCATGCGGGGCGACGCGGAGCAGTACGGCTGGGACCAGGCAGCGGCCGCCGGCCTGATCGCCACGTGCCCCATCACCGAGCTGGAGTTCTTCTACAGCGCCCGATCGGCTGCCGACCGGGCACGCGGCATCGAGGACATGCGGCTGCTCTTCGGCTGGGTCTCCGTCGACGACCGGGCTTACGACCGGGCCTGGCAGGTCCAGGAGGCCCTCACCAAGCAGGGCAAGCACCGCAGCGCAGGTGCGGTGGATCTCGTTGTCGCCGCGACTGCCGAGTTGCAGGGGCTCACCCTCCTGCACCGTGATCACGACTTCGAATGCATCGCCGCGGTAACCGGCCAGCCCCTCCAGTGGTACGGCCCGGAGGGCCGCAAGTAG
- a CDS encoding serine hydrolase domain-containing protein gives MSSRNDQISQAALAECVRAEAAAFGIPGAAVGVWVDGREIHTCHGVTDAGAADPVPVDRNTLFQLGSVTKTYTATALMRLVAEGRVELDAPVRRYVPELVLADERAAAEITVMQLLNHTAGLDWNVIADTSDGDDALAGFVAAMAELQLIAPPGARASYSQAGFNLAGRIIEKVTGLTYEQAVAELVLRPLGLSRTGFDAGDLPGGRTGNTAAGHDLNEDGTLSASRDWTEGPAGSSGALRRRAR, from the coding sequence ATGAGCAGCAGGAACGACCAGATCTCGCAGGCCGCGCTGGCCGAGTGCGTCCGGGCGGAGGCCGCCGCGTTCGGGATCCCGGGCGCCGCCGTCGGCGTGTGGGTGGACGGCCGCGAGATCCACACCTGCCACGGCGTGACCGACGCGGGCGCCGCCGACCCGGTCCCGGTGGACCGGAACACCCTGTTCCAGCTGGGTTCGGTCACCAAGACGTACACGGCGACCGCGCTGATGCGGCTGGTCGCGGAGGGCCGCGTGGAGCTGGACGCGCCGGTGCGCCGGTACGTCCCCGAGCTCGTCCTCGCCGACGAGCGGGCCGCGGCGGAGATCACGGTGATGCAGCTGCTCAACCACACCGCCGGCCTGGACTGGAACGTCATCGCCGACACCAGTGACGGTGACGACGCGCTGGCCGGCTTCGTCGCCGCGATGGCGGAGCTGCAGCTGATCGCGCCGCCCGGCGCCCGGGCCTCGTACAGCCAGGCCGGGTTCAACCTGGCCGGGCGGATCATCGAGAAGGTCACCGGCCTGACGTACGAGCAGGCGGTCGCCGAGCTCGTCCTGCGGCCGCTGGGGCTGTCGCGCACCGGCTTCGACGCCGGCGACCTGCCCGGCGGCCGGACGGGGAACACCGCGGCGGGCCACGACCTCAACGAGGACGGCACGCTGTCCGCCTCCCGGGACTGGACGGAAGGGCCCGCTGGAAGCAGCGGGGCCCTTCGACGACGTGCCCGGTGA
- the purD gene encoding phosphoribosylamine--glycine ligase — MKVLVIGGGAREHALCRSLSLDPDVSALYCAPGNAGIAEVAELRPVDALDGEAVAALATGLGADLVVVGPEAPLVAGVGDAVRAAGIPVFGPSAEAAQLEGSKAFAKDVMAAAGVPTARSYVCTTPEEVDAALDAFGAPYVVKDDGLAAGKGVVVTEDRDAARAHALGCDRVVIEEYLDGPEVSLFAITDGVTVVPLQPAQDFKRALDGDQGPNTGGMGAYSPLPWADPKLVDEVMELVLQPTVDELRRRGTPFSGLLYAGLAITGRGTRVIEFNARFGDPETQVVLARLRTPLASVLLNAAKGTLADEPPLVWREDAAVTVVIASHNYPDTPRTGDPIEGLAEVAAEDAPDAYVLHAGTRREGDAVVSAGGRVLSVTATGSDLAQAREKAYTAVARIRLDGSQHRTDIAAKAAGLG; from the coding sequence GTGAAGGTCCTCGTCATCGGCGGCGGCGCCCGCGAACACGCCCTGTGCCGCTCTCTGTCCCTCGACCCCGACGTCTCCGCGCTGTACTGCGCTCCCGGCAACGCCGGCATCGCCGAGGTGGCCGAGCTCCGCCCGGTCGACGCCCTCGACGGCGAAGCCGTCGCCGCTCTCGCGACCGGACTCGGCGCCGACCTGGTCGTCGTCGGCCCGGAGGCCCCGCTGGTCGCCGGGGTCGGCGACGCCGTGCGCGCGGCCGGCATCCCCGTCTTCGGCCCGTCCGCCGAGGCGGCGCAGCTCGAAGGTTCCAAGGCCTTCGCCAAGGACGTGATGGCGGCGGCCGGGGTCCCGACCGCGCGCAGCTACGTCTGCACCACCCCGGAGGAGGTGGACGCGGCCCTCGACGCCTTCGGCGCCCCCTACGTCGTCAAGGACGACGGTCTGGCTGCCGGCAAGGGCGTCGTGGTCACCGAGGACCGGGACGCGGCCCGCGCGCACGCACTCGGCTGCGACCGCGTCGTCATCGAGGAGTACCTCGACGGCCCCGAGGTCTCCCTCTTCGCCATCACCGACGGCGTCACGGTGGTCCCGCTCCAGCCCGCGCAGGACTTCAAGCGCGCGCTGGACGGCGACCAGGGCCCCAACACCGGCGGCATGGGCGCGTACTCCCCGCTGCCCTGGGCCGACCCGAAGCTGGTCGACGAGGTCATGGAGCTCGTGCTCCAGCCGACCGTCGACGAGCTGCGCCGCCGCGGCACCCCCTTCTCGGGGCTGCTCTACGCCGGCCTCGCGATCACCGGTCGCGGCACCCGGGTCATCGAGTTCAACGCCCGGTTCGGCGACCCCGAGACCCAGGTGGTCCTGGCCCGGCTGCGGACCCCGCTCGCGAGCGTGCTCCTGAACGCCGCCAAGGGCACCCTGGCCGACGAGCCGCCGCTCGTGTGGCGCGAGGACGCCGCCGTCACGGTCGTCATCGCCTCCCACAACTACCCGGACACCCCCCGCACCGGGGACCCGATCGAGGGCCTGGCCGAGGTGGCCGCCGAGGACGCGCCCGACGCCTACGTGCTGCACGCCGGGACCCGGCGCGAGGGCGACGCCGTCGTCAGCGCGGGTGGTCGCGTGCTGTCGGTGACGGCGACCGGTTCTGATCTGGCGCAGGCGCGCGAGAAGGCGTATACGGCCGTCGCGCGCATCCGGCTGGACGGCTCGCAGCACCGTACGGACATCGCCGCCAAGGCGGCCGGGCTCGGCTGA
- a CDS encoding cupin domain-containing protein codes for MTQIATRAATAEAIQDAPGSLITQLTDTAELTCNTATFEEGAAGAPVHFHTKATEFFHVTAGRLDVLVGDEIQTLDAGDFIAVPPGVKHAFAPAAGHTASVFVGFTPGMGRFDYYRLLGRVNAGEATVQDIKDSSATYDNHYAESPAWSGRRRSAEP; via the coding sequence ATGACACAGATCGCGACCCGCGCCGCCACCGCCGAAGCCATCCAGGACGCCCCCGGCAGCCTCATCACCCAGCTGACCGACACCGCCGAGCTCACCTGCAACACCGCCACCTTCGAGGAGGGCGCGGCGGGCGCCCCGGTGCACTTCCACACCAAGGCCACCGAGTTCTTCCACGTCACCGCGGGACGCCTCGACGTCCTCGTCGGCGACGAGATCCAGACCCTGGACGCCGGCGACTTCATCGCGGTCCCGCCGGGCGTGAAGCACGCCTTCGCCCCCGCCGCCGGCCACACGGCGAGCGTCTTCGTCGGCTTCACCCCCGGCATGGGCCGCTTCGACTACTACCGGCTCCTCGGCCGGGTCAACGCGGGCGAGGCCACCGTGCAGGACATCAAGGACAGCTCGGCGACCTACGACAACCACTACGCCGAGAGCCCCGCCTGGAGCGGGCGCCGCCGCAGCGCGGAGCCGTAG
- a CDS encoding VOC family protein, translating into MFEFPEGAPCWVDAMFRDVEGAKTFYGDVLGWTFGESSSEYGNYTQAYSDGKAVAAVVPPMPGVDAPSQWCLYLASADASATAGKVTANGGDVLMGPMQVGSFGTMLIAKEPSGAVFGVWQPGEHKGFEKMGEAGSYAWAEVFTREPAKPDAFLTKVFPYSAERMDDPDAADMDFMVFSAGDPGRPVLGRMKMDDDFPPEVPPYIQVYFGVPDCDEAVSKTQKHGGKLHFGPMDSPFGRFAAVSDPQGAAFAVIDLSTTVGEMPSFG; encoded by the coding sequence ATGTTTGAGTTCCCCGAAGGCGCGCCGTGCTGGGTGGACGCGATGTTCAGGGACGTGGAGGGCGCCAAGACCTTCTACGGCGACGTGCTGGGATGGACCTTCGGCGAGTCCAGCAGCGAGTACGGCAACTACACGCAGGCCTACTCGGACGGCAAGGCCGTCGCGGCCGTCGTACCGCCGATGCCCGGGGTCGACGCCCCCTCGCAGTGGTGTCTGTACCTCGCCTCGGCCGACGCGTCGGCCACGGCCGGGAAGGTGACCGCGAACGGCGGCGATGTCCTGATGGGCCCGATGCAGGTCGGATCCTTCGGGACGATGCTCATCGCGAAGGAGCCGAGCGGCGCCGTCTTCGGCGTCTGGCAGCCGGGCGAGCACAAGGGCTTCGAAAAGATGGGCGAGGCGGGTTCCTACGCCTGGGCGGAGGTCTTCACGCGGGAGCCGGCCAAGCCGGACGCCTTCCTGACGAAGGTCTTCCCGTACAGCGCCGAGCGGATGGACGACCCGGATGCGGCCGACATGGACTTCATGGTCTTCAGCGCCGGCGACCCGGGGCGGCCCGTGCTGGGCCGGATGAAGATGGACGACGACTTCCCGCCGGAGGTTCCGCCGTACATCCAGGTCTACTTCGGGGTCCCGGACTGCGACGAGGCGGTGTCGAAGACCCAGAAGCACGGCGGGAAGCTGCACTTCGGCCCGATGGACAGCCCGTTCGGCCGGTTCGCGGCGGTCTCCGACCCGCAGGGCGCCGCCTTCGCGGTGATCGACCTGTCGACGACGGTCGGCGAGATGCCGAGCTTCGGCTGA
- a CDS encoding HhH-GPD-type base excision DNA repair protein, whose amino-acid sequence MDKDITIRLAQQPEADALLGRSPLAALVGMLLDQQVPMEWAFSGPWTIARRLGSDDLDAHAIAAYDPEAFAALLSEKPAVHRYPGSMATRIQQLCAYLVEHYGGNAEAVWADAATGQELLGRLKALPGFGAQKAQIFLALLGKRFGVRPTGWREAAGGYGQANVYRSAADITGPESLAKVRAHKQEMKAAAKAAKAAGGS is encoded by the coding sequence ATGGACAAGGACATCACCATCCGGTTGGCACAGCAGCCGGAGGCCGACGCGCTCCTCGGCCGGAGCCCGCTCGCAGCGCTCGTCGGCATGCTGCTGGACCAGCAGGTGCCGATGGAGTGGGCGTTCTCGGGTCCCTGGACGATCGCCCGGCGGCTAGGCTCCGACGACCTGGACGCGCACGCCATCGCCGCGTACGACCCAGAGGCCTTCGCCGCCCTGCTCTCCGAGAAGCCGGCCGTGCACCGGTACCCCGGGTCGATGGCGACCCGGATCCAGCAGCTGTGCGCGTACCTGGTCGAGCACTACGGCGGGAACGCCGAGGCCGTCTGGGCCGACGCCGCCACGGGGCAGGAGCTGCTGGGGCGCCTCAAGGCGCTGCCGGGCTTCGGGGCGCAGAAGGCGCAGATCTTCCTCGCCCTGCTGGGCAAGCGGTTCGGGGTGCGGCCGACGGGCTGGCGGGAGGCCGCGGGCGGCTACGGCCAGGCGAACGTCTACCGTTCGGCGGCCGACATCACCGGGCCCGAGTCCCTCGCCAAGGTGCGCGCGCACAAGCAGGAGATGAAGGCCGCCGCCAAGGCCGCGAAGGCCGCAGGCGGCTCCTGA
- the opcA gene encoding glucose-6-phosphate dehydrogenase assembly protein OpcA, which translates to MRTELTDTTSSKVNRALLAARRAIGSPTMGLVLTLVVVTDEENAYDAVRAASEASREHPCRIIVVIKRVSRGPHKLRASRVDAELRVGSDAGTGELVLLRLHGALTEQAGSVVLPLLVPDAPVVAWWPAAAPADLAHDPLGALAQRRITDAAAAFDPVGVLDERATGYQPGDTDLAWTRLTPWRALLAAALDQKPLPVTGAAVESEPDNASAELLARWLEDRLGVPVDRVATGGPVITGVVLRTTGGDVRVDRPAGALATLTLPGSPDRRVALKIRSGAELIAEELRRLDADVVYGSALRRRPLQAGLSA; encoded by the coding sequence ATGCGGACCGAACTCACCGACACCACGTCCAGCAAGGTCAACCGGGCCCTGCTCGCAGCACGCCGGGCGATAGGCAGCCCCACCATGGGGCTGGTGCTGACGCTCGTCGTCGTCACCGACGAGGAGAACGCCTACGACGCCGTACGCGCCGCCTCCGAGGCCTCGCGCGAGCACCCCTGCCGCATCATCGTGGTCATCAAGCGGGTCTCGCGCGGCCCGCACAAGCTCCGCGCGAGCCGCGTGGACGCCGAACTGCGGGTCGGGTCGGACGCCGGGACCGGCGAGCTCGTGCTGCTGCGCCTGCACGGGGCGCTGACCGAGCAGGCCGGATCGGTCGTCCTGCCGCTGCTGGTGCCGGACGCACCGGTGGTGGCGTGGTGGCCGGCCGCTGCTCCCGCCGACCTGGCGCACGACCCGCTGGGCGCGCTCGCGCAGCGCCGGATCACGGACGCGGCCGCCGCCTTCGACCCGGTGGGCGTGCTCGACGAGCGGGCCACCGGCTACCAGCCCGGCGACACCGACCTGGCCTGGACCCGGCTCACGCCCTGGCGGGCCCTGCTGGCCGCGGCCCTGGACCAGAAGCCGCTGCCGGTGACCGGTGCGGCGGTGGAGAGCGAGCCCGACAACGCGAGCGCCGAGCTGCTGGCGCGCTGGCTTGAGGACCGGCTCGGGGTGCCGGTGGACCGGGTGGCGACCGGCGGCCCGGTCATCACCGGGGTGGTGCTGCGCACTACGGGCGGGGACGTCCGGGTGGACCGGCCCGCGGGCGCGCTGGCCACCCTGACGCTGCCGGGGAGCCCCGACCGCAGGGTGGCCCTGAAGATCCGCAGCGGCGCCGAACTGATCGCGGAGGAACTGCGCCGCCTCGACGCGGACGTGGTCTACGGCTCCGCGCTGCGGCGGCGCCCGCTCCAGGCGGGGCTCTCGGCGTAG
- a CDS encoding DNA polymerase III subunit gamma and tau, with amino-acid sequence MSSLALYRRYRPESFAEVIGQEHVTAPLMQALRNNRVNHAYLFSGPRGCGKTTSARILARCLNCEQGPTPTPCGECQSCRDLARNGPGSIDVIEIDAASHGGVDDARDLREKAFFGPASSRYKIYIIDEAHMVTSAGFNALLKVVEEPPEHLKFIFATTEPEKVIGTIRSRTHHYPFRLVPPGTLREYLGEVCGREGAQVEDGVLPLVVRAGAGSVRDSMSVMDQLLAGAGEEGVTYAMATSLLGYTEGSLLDSVVDAFASGDGAAAFEVVDRVVEGGNDPRRFVADLLERLRDLVILAAVPDAGEKGLIDAPADVVEKMQAQASVFGAAELSRAADLVNAGLTEMRGATSPRLQLELICARVLLPAAFDDERSFQARLDRLERSGAAAFAAGPPAMGYVPGPEAHAMAPAGPGGGPAAARAAAAARTPAPAPVAPVAAPVSAPVQAPAPVAAPVQPEVAPVQAQPAAAPVQAAPAPGAWPGAAQPGGGAPAARPAAAASAPGAWPSAAAPGQGAPAPAHVPATPAPAPAPAAPAAPAAAPAPSPGMAAGAGQVQAMWPGVLEAVKNRRRFTWILLSQNAQVTGFDGTTLQLGFPNAGARDNFASSGSEDVLKAVLAEQFQVNWKIEAVVGGGGPASAPGQSYGGPSAPAPAYSPPPPQQHAPAPQAPAAPQQQPSQQPQQPQQSVSPPQPPVQQAPPPVAPEDDFAEDDDPDLVESALTGHDLIVRELGATVVEEYTNE; translated from the coding sequence GTGTCGTCCCTTGCGCTGTACCGCCGCTACCGCCCCGAGTCGTTCGCCGAGGTCATCGGTCAGGAGCATGTCACTGCACCCCTGATGCAGGCCCTGCGGAACAACCGGGTCAATCACGCGTACCTGTTCAGCGGGCCGCGCGGGTGTGGAAAGACCACCAGCGCGCGCATCCTCGCCCGGTGCCTGAACTGTGAGCAGGGTCCCACTCCGACCCCCTGCGGGGAGTGCCAGTCCTGCCGCGACCTCGCCAGGAACGGGCCGGGCTCCATCGACGTCATCGAGATCGACGCCGCCTCGCACGGTGGTGTGGACGACGCCCGCGACCTGCGCGAGAAGGCCTTCTTCGGCCCCGCGTCCAGCCGCTACAAGATCTACATCATCGACGAGGCCCACATGGTCACCTCGGCGGGCTTCAACGCCCTGCTGAAGGTGGTCGAGGAGCCGCCGGAGCACCTCAAGTTCATCTTCGCCACCACCGAGCCGGAGAAGGTCATCGGGACCATCCGGTCCCGGACGCACCACTACCCCTTCCGCCTGGTTCCGCCGGGGACCCTGCGGGAGTACCTGGGCGAGGTCTGCGGACGCGAGGGCGCCCAGGTGGAGGACGGCGTGCTGCCGCTCGTCGTGCGCGCCGGCGCCGGCTCCGTGCGTGACTCGATGTCCGTCATGGACCAGCTCCTCGCCGGCGCCGGCGAGGAGGGTGTGACGTATGCCATGGCCACCTCGCTGCTCGGCTACACCGAGGGCTCGCTCCTCGACTCCGTCGTCGACGCCTTCGCCTCCGGGGACGGCGCTGCCGCCTTCGAGGTCGTCGACCGGGTCGTCGAGGGCGGGAACGACCCGCGCCGGTTCGTCGCCGACCTGCTGGAGCGGCTGCGCGACCTGGTCATCCTCGCCGCCGTGCCCGACGCCGGGGAGAAGGGGCTGATCGACGCCCCCGCCGACGTCGTGGAGAAGATGCAGGCCCAGGCGTCCGTGTTCGGAGCCGCCGAGCTCTCGCGCGCCGCCGACCTGGTCAACGCCGGCCTCACCGAGATGCGGGGCGCCACCTCGCCGCGGCTCCAGCTGGAGCTGATCTGCGCCCGCGTGCTGCTCCCCGCCGCCTTCGACGACGAGCGGTCATTCCAGGCCCGCCTGGACCGCCTGGAGCGCAGCGGGGCCGCCGCCTTCGCCGCCGGGCCGCCCGCCATGGGCTACGTGCCCGGGCCCGAGGCGCACGCCATGGCTCCCGCCGGTCCTGGCGGGGGTCCCGCCGCCGCGCGGGCCGCCGCCGCTGCCCGTACGCCGGCTCCGGCTCCCGTCGCGCCGGTCGCCGCGCCCGTCTCCGCTCCCGTGCAGGCCCCCGCGCCGGTCGCCGCTCCCGTACAGCCGGAAGTCGCTCCCGTGCAGGCCCAGCCCGCCGCGGCACCCGTCCAGGCCGCGCCCGCGCCCGGTGCGTGGCCCGGGGCCGCGCAGCCCGGCGGCGGGGCCCCGGCCGCCCGGCCCGCCGCCGCGGCCTCCGCGCCCGGCGCCTGGCCCAGCGCGGCCGCGCCCGGTCAGGGCGCGCCCGCACCCGCGCACGTTCCGGCCACCCCGGCACCGGCACCGGCGCCCGCCGCCCCGGCCGCCCCGGCCGCCGCACCCGCTCCCTCCCCCGGCATGGCCGCCGGCGCCGGGCAGGTCCAGGCGATGTGGCCGGGCGTCCTGGAGGCCGTCAAGAACCGCCGTCGCTTCACCTGGATCCTGCTCAGCCAGAACGCCCAGGTCACCGGCTTCGACGGGACCACCCTCCAGCTGGGCTTCCCCAACGCCGGAGCCCGCGACAACTTCGCCAGCAGCGGCAGCGAGGACGTGCTCAAGGCGGTCCTCGCCGAGCAGTTCCAGGTCAACTGGAAGATCGAAGCCGTCGTGGGCGGCGGCGGCCCGGCATCCGCCCCCGGCCAGTCGTACGGCGGGCCGTCCGCGCCCGCCCCGGCCTACAGCCCGCCGCCCCCGCAGCAGCACGCCCCGGCCCCGCAGGCCCCGGCCGCGCCGCAGCAGCAGCCGTCCCAGCAGCCTCAGCAGCCCCAGCAGTCGGTCTCCCCGCCGCAGCCCCCCGTACAGCAGGCGCCCCCGCCGGTCGCTCCCGAGGACGACTTCGCGGAGGACGACGACCCCGACCTCGTCGAGAGCGCGCTGACCGGACACGACCTGATCGTGCGCGAGCTCGGAGCCACCGTTGTGGAGGAATACACAAACGAGTAG
- a CDS encoding M48 family metalloprotease has protein sequence MEAGVPSARSRALAVLRVRSRALAVALLPAALAVVLVAARATGRLAGEPWGTVTLVVCAVAALVLLLGGVFATVVLRASPAVTPTVPLSEAAAPDLYRLVRDLADRMDVPPPSAIALTPDCDSWLEDRTHAAHRRGGIAGGPQSAPGAAPVLVIGSPFLWWMRVAELRAVLAPVVAGTGPSAHPDIADARGFVRGLDAAVDVGSRRGLGWIAAPARLLLRLCRTDAAEMERGVAAAASDRAQGVDYGLRIVAQEQVGLAYAGWDRLLTRVALPAWRMGRWPAHLDAGVVSALTELSRRDRLAEGFTSRLGERPACDLLEQPGVIDEATSLLAARLFHGGPAEAGPQWSPVEWTAYPEEVVDRKWRAEAARLHTALDALAGPAGLPAGPIGTTGTTGTTRTTGPTASAGSVSPAGAGSAAPGASVPPAAAAGASGSPVPSGPSATAGSATIEAAAAAPPAADGFAGPTLERVLGCLTGASGEGALGEALAGRLSADLAREERAAGTTGGAGKARGADAVPLFPLQPPRSGRDLLADHVTAMVCCAAVDSAGAAPGMDWLDGPVLLVGGDRRTDLAPRVLCLVEDGDPEPLRDWLSALGVRTEKPVRLV, from the coding sequence ATGGAAGCGGGCGTTCCGTCCGCGCGGTCCCGCGCCTTGGCCGTGCTGCGCGTGCGCAGCCGGGCCCTGGCCGTCGCGCTGCTGCCCGCCGCTCTCGCGGTGGTGCTGGTGGCCGCCCGGGCGACGGGCCGGCTGGCCGGCGAGCCGTGGGGCACCGTGACGCTCGTGGTGTGCGCGGTCGCGGCGCTGGTGCTGCTCCTCGGCGGGGTCTTCGCCACGGTGGTGCTGCGGGCGAGCCCGGCGGTGACGCCGACGGTGCCGCTGTCCGAGGCCGCCGCCCCCGATCTCTACCGGCTGGTGCGGGACCTTGCCGACCGGATGGACGTGCCGCCGCCCTCGGCGATAGCCCTGACGCCGGACTGCGACAGCTGGCTGGAGGACCGCACGCATGCGGCCCACCGCCGCGGCGGCATAGCCGGCGGCCCCCAGTCCGCGCCCGGTGCGGCGCCTGTGCTGGTGATCGGCTCGCCGTTCCTGTGGTGGATGCGGGTCGCCGAGCTGCGGGCGGTCCTGGCGCCGGTCGTCGCCGGCACGGGTCCTTCCGCGCACCCGGACATAGCCGACGCCCGAGGCTTCGTACGGGGCCTGGACGCGGCCGTGGACGTGGGCAGCCGCCGGGGCCTCGGCTGGATCGCCGCGCCGGCCCGGCTCCTGCTGAGACTGTGTCGGACGGACGCCGCCGAGATGGAGCGCGGGGTGGCCGCCGCCGCGTCGGACCGTGCACAGGGTGTGGACTACGGGCTGCGCATCGTCGCCCAGGAGCAGGTCGGCCTCGCCTACGCGGGCTGGGACCGGCTGCTGACCAGGGTGGCCCTGCCCGCCTGGCGGATGGGCCGCTGGCCCGCGCACCTGGACGCCGGGGTGGTCTCGGCGCTGACCGAGCTGTCGCGGCGGGACCGGCTGGCCGAGGGCTTCACCTCGCGCCTCGGCGAGCGGCCCGCCTGTGACCTGCTGGAGCAGCCCGGCGTGATCGACGAGGCGACCTCGCTGCTGGCAGCGCGGCTCTTCCACGGCGGCCCGGCCGAAGCCGGGCCGCAATGGTCCCCGGTGGAGTGGACGGCGTATCCGGAAGAGGTCGTGGACCGCAAGTGGCGTGCGGAGGCCGCCCGCCTGCACACGGCGCTGGACGCGCTCGCCGGCCCGGCGGGACTGCCCGCCGGACCGATCGGGACGACCGGAACGACCGGAACGACCAGAACGACCGGACCCACCGCGTCCGCCGGCTCCGTGAGCCCGGCCGGTGCCGGTTCCGCCGCCCCCGGCGCCTCGGTGCCTCCCGCCGCCGCTGCGGGTGCCTCCGGCTCACCCGTACCGTCCGGCCCCTCCGCTACGGCGGGATCCGCGACGATCGAAGCCGCCGCCGCGGCGCCCCCCGCCGCGGACGGCTTCGCCGGGCCCACGCTGGAGCGGGTGCTGGGCTGCCTCACGGGCGCCTCGGGAGAGGGAGCGCTCGGCGAGGCCCTGGCCGGCCGGCTCAGCGCCGACCTGGCCCGTGAGGAGCGGGCCGCGGGCACGACCGGCGGGGCCGGGAAGGCGCGCGGCGCGGACGCCGTACCGCTGTTCCCGCTCCAGCCGCCGCGCAGCGGCCGGGACCTGTTGGCCGACCACGTGACGGCGATGGTGTGCTGCGCGGCCGTGGACTCGGCCGGGGCCGCACCCGGGATGGACTGGCTCGACGGACCGGTCCTGCTGGTCGGCGGCGACCGCCGGACCGACCTGGCCCCCCGCGTGCTCTGCCTGGTCGAGGACGGCGACCCGGAGCCCCTGCGGGACTGGCTGTCGGCCCTCGGCGTCCGCACGGAGAAGCCGGTCCGGCTCGTCTGA
- a CDS encoding type II toxin-antitoxin system VapB family antitoxin produces MSRTVIDLDDELVAEVAKALGTSTKKETVNTALREVLENRRRALALTRLRAAADEGAFDLTLFEDKRNYRR; encoded by the coding sequence ATGAGCCGGACAGTGATTGATCTCGATGACGAGCTGGTGGCAGAGGTAGCCAAAGCCCTGGGGACCAGCACCAAGAAGGAGACGGTCAACACAGCCCTGCGCGAGGTACTGGAGAACAGGCGGCGGGCACTGGCCCTGACCCGCCTGCGCGCCGCCGCCGACGAAGGCGCGTTCGATCTGACACTCTTCGAGGACAAGCGGAACTACCGACGGTGA